The window TTATCCGTTGAGCGACGGCGCTTCCACAAGCCACCGCCGGATCACTAGTCCCGACTTTCGTCCCTGCTCGACCCGTCGGTCTCACAGTCAAGCTCCCTTGTGCACTTACACTCAACACCTGATTGCCAACCAGGCTGAGGGAACCTTTGGGCGCCTCCGTTACTCTTTAGGAGGCAACCGCCCCAGTTAAACTACCCATCAGACACTGTCCCTGATCCGGATCACGGACCCAGGTTAGACATCCAGCACGACCAGAGTGGTATTTCAACGACGACTCCACGAACACTGGCGTGCCCGCTTCAAAGTCTCCCACCTATCCTACACAAGCCGAACCGAACACCAATATCAAACTGTAGTAAAGGTCCCGGGGTCTTTCCGTCCTGCTGCGCGAAACGAGCATCTTTACTCGTAGTGCAATTTCACCGGGCCTATGGTTGAGACAGTCGAGAAGTCGTTACGCCATTCGTGCAGGTCGGAACTTACCCGACAAGGAATTTCGCTACCTTAGGATGGTTATAGTTACCACCGCCGTTTACTGGCGCTTAAGTTCTCAGCTTCGCCACCCCGAAGAGTGACTAACCGGTCCCCTTAACGTTCCAGCACCGGGCAGGCGTCAGTCCGTATACATCGCCTTACGGCTTCGCACGGACCTGTGTTTTTAGTAAACAGTCGCTTCTCGCTGGTCTCTGCGGCCACCCCCAGCTCGAGGAGCAAGTCCTCTCACCAAGCGTGGCCCCCCTTCTCCCGAAGTTACGGGGGCATTTTGCCGAGTTCCTTAACCATAGTTCACCCGAACGCCTCGGTATTCTCTACCTGACCACCTGAGTCGGTTTAGGGTACGGGCCGCCATGAAACTCGCTAGAGGCTTTTCTCGACAGCATAGGATCATCCACTTCACCACAATCGGCTCGGCATCAGGTCTCAGCCTTGATGAGCAGCGGATTTACCTACCACTCGGCCTACACCCTTACCCCGGGACAACCACCGCCCGGGATGGACTACCTTCCTGCGTCACCCCATCACTCACCTACTACAGGTCTGGTTCGTCGGCTCCACCACTCCCCTTTGCCCGAAGGCTCCGGGGCGGCTTCACGGACTTAGCATCGCCCGGTTCGATGTTTGACGCTTCACAGCGGGTACCGGAATATCAACCGGTTATCCATCGACTACGCCTGTCGGCCTCGCCTTAGGTCCCGACTTACCCTGGGCAGATCAGCTTGACCCAGGAACCCTTAGTCAATCGGCGCACACGTTTCTCACGTGTGAATCGCTACTCATGCCTGCATTCTCACTCGTGAACCGTCCACAACTACCTTCCGGTGCTGCTTCACCCGGCACACGACGCTCCCCTACCCATCACGATCCCCGTTGGGGGTACATATCGCAATGACACGACTTCGGCGGTACGCTTGAGCCCCGCTACATTGTCGGCGCGGAATCACTAGACCAGTGAGCTATTACGCACTCTTTCAAGGGTGGCTGCTTCTAAGCCAACCTCCTGGTTGTCTCTGCGACTCCACATCCTTTCCCACTTAGCGTACGCTTAGGGGCCTTAGTCGATGCTCTGGGCTGTTTCCCTCTCGACCATGGAGCTTATCCCCCACAGTCTCACTGCCGCGCTCTCACTTACCGGCATTCGGAGTTTGGCTAAGGTCAGTAACCCGGTAGGGCCCATCGCCTATCCAGTGCTCTACCTCCGGCAAGAAACACACGACGCTGCACCTAAATGCATTTCGGGGAGAACCAGCTATCACGGAGTTTGATTGGCCTTTCACCCCTAACCACAGGTCATCCCCCAGGTTTTCAACCCTGGTGGGTTCGGTCCTCCACGAAGTCTTACCTCCGCTTCAACCTGCCCATGGCTAGATCACTCCGCTTCGGGTCTTGAGCGCGCTACTATACCGCCCTATTCGGACTCGCTTTCGCTACGGCTTCCCCACACGGGTTAACCTCGCAACACACCGCAAACTCGCAGGCTCATTCTTCAAAAGGCACGCAGTCACGAGAATGTGCAAGCACATTCCGACGCTCCCACGGCTTGTAGGCACACGGTTTCAGGTACTATTTCACTCCCCTCCCGGGGTACTTTTCACCATTCCCTCACGGTACTATCCGCTATCGGTCACCAGGGAATATTTAGGCTTAGCGGGTGGTCCCGCCAGATTCACACGGGATTTCTCGGGCCCCGTGCTACTTGGGTGTCTCTCAAACGAGCCGCTGACGTTTCGACTACGGGGGTCTTACCCTCTACGCCGGACCTTTCGCATGTCCTTCGCCTACATCAACGGTTTCTGACTCGTCTCACGGCCGGCAGACCGTGAAAGAGAGATCCCACAACCCCGCATACGCAACCCCTGCCGGGTCTCACACGTATACGGTTTAGCCTCATCCAGTTTCGCTCGCCACTACTCCCGGAATCACGGTTGTTTTCTCTTCCTGCGGGTACTGAGATGTTTCACTTCCCCGCGTTCCCTCCACATACCCTATGTGTTCAGGTATGGGTGACAGCCCATGACGACTGCCGGGTTTCCCCATTCGGAAACCCCCGGATCAAAGCCTGGTTGACGACTCCCCGGGGACTATCGTGGCCTCCCACGTCCTTCATCGGTTCCTGGTGCCAAGGCATCCACCGTGCGCCCTTAAAAACTTGGCCACAGATGCTCGCGTCCACTGTGCAGTTCTCAAACAACGACCAACCACCCATCACCCTGCCCCTTGAGGCAAGTTCACTGGGGTCGGCACTGAAGGCAGCCTCTCGGCCGTACCCTCAGATACCCAACAGCGTGCCCGGCCAGCTCCCGTCCGGAGATCATGCGTTCCACGCTCCTAAGAGCAGTACTTGCAGCCTCCGACCCGTGAACCCGGCCGAATAATCAACGTTCCACCCATGAGCAACCAGCATCAGACATTCGCTGATGTACTGGCCTCTGACCTCACCCCGAAGGGATCGGTAAGAAGTGCTCCTTAGAAAGGAGGTGATCCAGCCGCACCTTCCGGTACGGCTACCTTGTTACGACTTCGTCCCAATCGCCAGTCCCACCTTCGACAGCTCCCTCCCCACAAGGGGGTTGGGCCACCGGCTTCGGGTGTTACCGACTTTCGTGACGTGACGGGCGGTGTGTACAAGGCCCGGGAACGTATTCACCGCAGCAATGCTGATCTGCGATTACTAGCAACTCCGACTTCATGGGGTCGAGTTGCAGACCCCAATCCGAACTGAGACAGGCTTTTTGAGATTCGCTCCACCTCACGGTATCGCAGCTCATTGTACCTGCCATTGTAGCACGTGTGCAGCCCAAGACATAAGGGGCATGATGACTTGACGTCGTCCCCACCTTCCTCCGAGTTGACCCCGGCGGTCTCCTGTGAGTCCCCATCACCCCGAAGGGCATGCTGGCAACACAGGACAAGGGTTGCGCTCGTTGCGGGACTTAACCCAACATCTCACGACACGAGCTGACGACAGCCATGCACCACCTGTACACCGACCACAAGGGGGCGACCATCTCTGGCCGTTTCCGGTGTATGTCAAGCCTTGGTAAGGTTCTTCGCGTTGCGTCGAATTAAGCCACATGCTCCGCTGCTTGTGCGGGCCCCCGTCAATTCCTTTGAGTTTTAGCCTTGCGGCCGTACTCCCCAGGCGGGGAACTTAATGCGTTAGCTGCGGCACCGACGACGTGGAATGTCGCCAACACCTAGTTCCCACCGTTTACGGCGTGGACTACCAGGGTATCTAATCCTGTTCGCTCCCCACGCTTTCGCTCCTCAGCGTCAGTAATGGCCCAGAGATCCGCCTTCGCCACCGGTGTTCCTCCTGATATCTGCGCATTTCACCGCTACACCAGGAATTCCGATCTCCCCTACCACACTCTAGCTAGCCCGTATCGAATGCAGACCCGGGGTTAAGCCCCGGGCTTTCACACCCGACGTGACAAGCCGCCTACGAGCTCTTTACGCCCAATAATTCCGGACAACGCTTGCGCCCTACGTATTACCGCGGCTGCTGGCACGTAGTTAGCCGGCGCTTCTTCTGCAGGTACCGTCACTTTCGCTTCTTCCCTGCTGAAAGAGGTTTACAACCCGAAGGCCGTCATCCCTCACGCGGCGTCGCTGCATCAGGCTTTCGCCCATTGTGCAATATTCCCCACTGCTGCCTCCCGTAGGAGTCTGGGCCGTGTCTCAGTCCCAGTGTGGCCGGTCGCCCTCTCAGGCCGGCTACCCGTCGTCGCCTTGGTGAGCCATTACCTCACCAACAAGCTGATAGGCCGCGGGCTCATCCTGCACCGCCGGAGCTTTCAACCACCACAGATGCCTGCGGTAGTGATATCCGGTATTAGACCCCGTTTCCAGGGCTTGTCCCAGAGTGCAGGGCAGATTGCCCACGTGTTACTCACCCGTTCGCCACTAATCCCCACCGAAGTGGTTCATCGTTCGACTTGCATGTGTTAAGCACGCCGCCAGCGTTCGTCCTGAGCCAGGATCAAACTCTCCGTGAATGTTTTCCCGTAATCGGGACGACACCACGAGAGCGGAACAGCCAGGCGGAATAAGCCCGGCCGTTCACAGCGTCCTCGCTGTGTTTTTTCAAAGGAACCTCGCCCCGACCGTGACGGCCGGAGACGGGGTATCAACATATCTGGCGTTGATTTTTGGCACGCTGTTGAGTTCTCAAGGAACGGACGCTTCCTTTGTACTCACCCTCTCGGGCTTTCCTCCGGGCGCTTCCCTTCGTTCTTGCGTTTCCGACTCTATCAGATCTTTTTCCGATCCGATTTCCTCGGTGCTTTCCAGGTTCCCGCTCTCGCGTTTCCCTTTCCGGCGGTTCCGACTCTATCAGATCCTTTCGGGCCTGACTCCCAGTCAGCGGGCTTGTCTTCGCGGCTGTTGGGCCGTTCCGACGTCTCAAACCTTAGCGGATCCTCTCGGCAGTTCCTAATCGAGCTGCCGCACCCAAATCGAATTGAATTCGGGCACGCCGAATTCAACCTCGTTGGGAGGTCGTACTAATGGTTTGGGTTGCCGCTCTCGCGGCGGAAGGTGCTGTCGCAGAACCGTTACGGCTCCGTGGCAACCCGAAGAACTTTACGGATCGGGCAGGGGGCTGTCAAGCGTCCCCTGTCAAGATCTTTTGCCGTGGACGGCGGCCCCGCGTCAGTCCAGGTCGCTGAGGCGTCCGCCGGCGTCCGGCTGGGCGTCTTCCACCCTGCGGAGCAGGCGGGTGAGGACCTCGCCGAGGGCGGTGCGTTCATCCGCGGCGAGGTCCTGGAGGAGGTCCTCCTCGAAGACAGAGGCCAGACGCATCGCCTCGAGCCACTTCTCGCGGCCCTCCCCGGTCAGCTCCACGATCACACGGACGCGGTTGGACTCGTCGCGATCCCTGGTGACCAGGCCCTCGGCCACCATGCGGTCGATTCGGTGGGTCATGGCGGCCGGGGTGAGGCCGAGGCGCTTGGCGAGGTCGCTGGGGCCCATCCGATAGGGGGCGCCGGAGAGGACGAGGGCCTTGAGGACCTCCCAGTCGGCGTTGCTGATGCCGAGGGCGGCGGTCTGGCGGCCGTAGGCGACGTTCATGCGGCGGTTCAGACGGGACAGCGCCGAGACGATCTTCTCGACCTGGGGGTCGAGGCCCTGGAACTCGCGCTGGTAGGCGGCGATCTGCTCTTCGAGTGTCGGCTCGCTGACGCCGTGGGTGTCGCCCATGGGCCGAGTATCGCACGGGCTTGCTTGGCGTTGAAGTCCTTCGCTGTGTACTGTTTAGCTTCGAAGTTTAGCTTTGAAGTCTTCAGGTCTACATACGAGAGAGGTGAACGTGACCAGGGCGATGGGCGCAGCGATGCGCCGGATCCACGTGGGCAACGCACTCAGCGCGTTCGGGCTCGGTTTCACCGTCCCCTACCTGTACGTCTATGTGGCGCAGGTGCGGGGGCTGAGTTCGATGACGGCGGGGCTCGTCCTCGCCGTCTTCGCCGTGGCCGCGCTGGTCGTGCTGCCGTTCGCCGGGCGGGCGATCGTCCGGCGTGGCCCGCTGCCGGTGCTGCTCGCCGCCCTGGTCACCGCCGCGCTCGGGTCGCTGAGCCTGGGGCTCGCGGGGAGTGCGGCGGCCGTACTGCTGTCGGCGGCCGCGCTCGGGGCGGGGCAGGCCGTGATGCAGCCGGCACTCGCGACGATGATCGTGGACTGCTCTGGCGCGGAGACGCGGTCGCGGGCGTTCGCGACGCAGTTCTTTCTGCAGAACCTGGGGCTGGGGGTCGGCGGGCTGATCGGTGGGCACCTCGTCGACGCGTCGAGTGTCTCGTCCTTCACTCTGCTGTTCGCTATCGAGGCGGCGATGTTCCTGCTGCTCGTCGTGGTGATGTCGACGGTGCGGATGCCGCGGGCGCCGCGGATCGAGGGGGCGCCGGGCGCCGGGGCGGCGAAGGGGAGCTGGAAGCAGTTGCTCCAGAACCGGGCGATGGTGCAGCTGTGTGTGCTGGGGTTTGTGCTGTTCTTCGCTTGCTACGGGCAGTTCGAGTCGGGGCTGAGTGCGTACGGGGTCGAGGCGGCCGGGGTTTCCACGTCGGCGCTGGGGACCGCTTTGGCGGCGAACACCGCGATGATCGTGGTGGCTCAGTTCGCCGTGCTGAAGTTCGTCGAGCGGCGGAGGCGGTCGCGGGTGATCGCGGCTGTGGGGCTGATCTGGGCCGTGGCTTGGGTTGTGGCCGGGTATGCGGGGCTGGGGCACGGAAGTCAGGAGATGGCTACGGCTGCCTTCATCTCGACGTATGCGCTGTTCGGGCTGGGTGAGGCGATGTTGTCTCCCACGGTTGCTCCGCTGGTGGCGGACTTGGCTCCGGAGGGGATGGCTGGGCAGTACAACTCTGCGT of the Streptomyces sp. T12 genome contains:
- a CDS encoding MarR family winged helix-turn-helix transcriptional regulator yields the protein MGDTHGVSEPTLEEQIAAYQREFQGLDPQVEKIVSALSRLNRRMNVAYGRQTAALGISNADWEVLKALVLSGAPYRMGPSDLAKRLGLTPAAMTHRIDRMVAEGLVTRDRDESNRVRVIVELTGEGREKWLEAMRLASVFEEDLLQDLAADERTALGEVLTRLLRRVEDAQPDAGGRLSDLD
- a CDS encoding MFS transporter; the protein is MRRIHVGNALSAFGLGFTVPYLYVYVAQVRGLSSMTAGLVLAVFAVAALVVLPFAGRAIVRRGPLPVLLAALVTAALGSLSLGLAGSAAAVLLSAAALGAGQAVMQPALATMIVDCSGAETRSRAFATQFFLQNLGLGVGGLIGGHLVDASSVSSFTLLFAIEAAMFLLLVVVMSTVRMPRAPRIEGAPGAGAAKGSWKQLLQNRAMVQLCVLGFVLFFACYGQFESGLSAYGVEAAGVSTSALGTALAANTAMIVVAQFAVLKFVERRRRSRVIAAVGLIWAVAWVVAGYAGLGHGSQEMATAAFISTYALFGLGEAMLSPTVAPLVADLAPEGMAGQYNSAFALVKQLALAVGPAVGGPMGASLHGPYVVTFLVFSLGITYLAVRLGRQLSAVQDQPWLVKSRVVAQGAASAAGQARAHA